GCGAGAATGCCGGCGATGGCAGCCGTGCGTTCGGCAACCCAGGGGCCGCCGTAGAGAAGCTGCGCCGCTTCCTGCAGCGGCGCCATGTCGATCTCCACGATCTCGCCCAGCGTACCGAGCTTTTCGAGCGCGCGGTCATAGAGATATTCGGATTCGGTATCGCCGAACCACAGGCGCTGTGCCCGGCGAGGCACGCCGATGCGCGCGCGGCCTACCGGGCGATCGGCCAGCGGCTTGGAATAGGGATCGGCGGCATCGAAGCCCGCCACCACGGCATCGATCAGGGCCGCACCGGCGATGTCATCGGTAAACGCGGTGATGCAATCGATCGTGCGGCAGGCCGGAACAAGGCCGCGCGTGCTCCACCGCCCCTTGCTGGGCTTGAACCCGATGAGATGGTTGAACGCGGCGGGCACGCGGCCCGATCCGGCGGTGTCGGTGCCGAGCGCGAAGGGCACCAGCCCCGCCGCGACGACGACCGCCGAACCCGAACTCGATCCGCCGCTGACATAGGCGAGGTTATGCACATTGCGCGGAATGCCATAGGGCGTGCGCGTGCCGACAAGGCCGGTGGCGAACTGATCAAGGTTGGTCTTGCCGACGCAGATCGCGCCGGCCGCTGTCAGCCGCGCGGTAACGTCCGACGAACCATCGGGGCGATAGGCGAACGCGGGGCAGCCGGCTGTCGTCTCGAAGCCGGCGACATCGATGTTATCCTTCACCGCGAAAGGCACGCCCGCCAGCGGCAGCGCTTCGCCGGCCGCGACGCGGGCATCGACGGCACGCGCGGCTTCGCGCAGCGCCTCGGGATCGGCGCGGCTGATCCAGGCCTGCGGTTGCACCGCATCGTAGGCGGCGATGCGGGCCAGCGTCTCTTCCATCACGGCGAGCGCGCTGGTTTCTCCGCTGGTGATAGCGGCGGCGGTGGCGGCAACGCCGCGCCTGGTGAACGACACGCTCATGCCAGCGGGCTCAGCGCCAGCATCGGCGCACCGGGCAGCAGCGATTGCCGCTCCTCCAGATAGAGTGCGGCGACCGTGCCCGCGCCGGGGCTTTCGACCGGGCATTCCATCTTCATCGCCTCGATCACCGCGATCGTGTCGCCGGCTTCCACCGTGTCGCCGGGGGCGACCAGCAGCTTCCATACCACACCGCCGAACGGAGCCTCGATCACGTCGGCGCCGTCCGGCACCTCGATGGCGGCGGCGGGTTCCGCTCCGCCATCCCGGTCGGTCAGGTCGGTCACCCGGTCGAATTCGCCGATGCGCTGCCATTCGGTGCGTTCGGCATCGAAGGCCGCCTGCCGTTGCGCCTCGAACGCGGCGATCGTATCGGCGTTGTCGCGCAGGAACGCGCGGTAATCGGCCAGGCGGAACTCCGATTCCTCGAC
This window of the Novosphingobium sp. EMRT-2 genome carries:
- the atzF gene encoding allophanate hydrolase gives rise to the protein MSVSFTRRGVAATAAAITSGETSALAVMEETLARIAAYDAVQPQAWISRADPEALREAARAVDARVAAGEALPLAGVPFAVKDNIDVAGFETTAGCPAFAYRPDGSSDVTARLTAAGAICVGKTNLDQFATGLVGTRTPYGIPRNVHNLAYVSGGSSSGSAVVVAAGLVPFALGTDTAGSGRVPAAFNHLIGFKPSKGRWSTRGLVPACRTIDCITAFTDDIAGAALIDAVVAGFDAADPYSKPLADRPVGRARIGVPRRAQRLWFGDTESEYLYDRALEKLGTLGEIVEIDMAPLQEAAQLLYGGPWVAERTAAIAGILASDPDAIDETVRKVVEPGRDIGAVALFNGIYRLAALKRQADQMWDAIDVLAFPTTGTTYRVAELLAAPIALNSNLGAYTNFVNLLDMAAVAVPTGARANATGFGITLIGPADTDQGLLTLANDYLAAADLPPPPPLDLEGRMQTVKLAVVGAHLKDMPLHWQLTSREAAFVGAFETAPTYRLYAIADSVPPKPALVHSADGAAIAVEVYELDVAAFGSFVAEVVPPLAIGTVTLADGSSVKGFVAEPRAMDGATDITHLGGWRAYIASL